From a single Solanum dulcamara chromosome 4, daSolDulc1.2, whole genome shotgun sequence genomic region:
- the LOC129887576 gene encoding beta-glucosidase 40 isoform X2 — translation MLKKRGIELWAIFLVFIVSFNTNSAQNISRNNFPKGFVFGTASSAYQFEGAVKEDGRGQTIWDKFSHSFGKVIDFSNADVAVDQYHRYQEDIQLMKDMGMDAYRFSIAWARIFPNGTGEINQAGVDHYNKLINALLANGIKPYVTLYHWDLPQALEDKYNGWLSPQIIEDFAIYAETCYKKFGDRVKNWITINEPHTVAVQGFDVGLQAPGRCSILLRALCRAGNSATEPYIVTHNLLLAHATVVDIYKKKYKPTQHGSIGISLDSFWYEPLTNSKDDIEATQRAIEFHLDWYLEPVMLGRYPSSMVDRVGSRLPKFTPSESALVKGSYDFIGINHYTTWYASKNKTNIIGVLLNDSVSDSGAITLPFKGIKPIAGRASSIWLYIVPHGIRSLMNYIKQKYGNPLIIITENGMDDSNNILKSRQDTLKDTKRIDYHNDYLTNLLAAIKEDGCNVKGYFVWSLMDNWEWAAGFSSRFGLYYVDYKDNLKRYPKDSVNWFKNFLGSA, via the exons atgttgaagaaaagaggCATTGAGCTTTGGGCAATATTTTTGGTATTTATTGTTAGTTTTAATACAAATTCAGCACAGAATATTAGCAGAAACAATTTCCCAAAGGGCTTTGTTTTTGGTACTGCTTCTTCTGCTTATCAG TTTGAAGGAGCTGTGAAAGAGGATGGAAGAGGTCAAACTATATGGGACAAATTTTCTCATTCTTTTG GTAAAGTAATTGATTTTAGCAATGCCGATGTAGCCGTGGATCAGTATCACCGGTACCAG gAAGATATACAGCTTATGAAGGATATGGGAATGGATGCCTATAGATTTTCTATTGCTTGGGCCAGAATTTTCCCTA ATGGAACTGGAGAAATCAATCAGGCTGGAGTGGACCACTACAATAAGTTGATCAATGCTCTACTAGCTAATG GAATTAAACCATATGTAACACTATACCATTGGGACCTTCCTCAAGCTTTAGAAGACAAGTACAATGGATGGTTAAGCCCACAAATCAT AGAAGATTTCGCGATATACGCGGAGACATGCTACAAGAAATTTGGAGATAGAGTGAAGAATTGGATCACTATCAATGAGCCTCATACTGTTGCCGTCCAAGGCTTTGATGTTGGGCTACAAGCACCGGGGCGATGTTCCATCCTCCTACGAGCTTTATGCAGGGCCGGAAACTCTGCAACTGAGCCTTACATTGTTACTCACAATCTACTCCTTGCTCATGCCACTGTTGTTGACATTTACAAAAAGAAGtacaag CCAACACAACATGGATCAATTGGGATATCACTAGATAGCTTTTGGTATGAGCCTTTAACAAACTCCAAAGATGATATTGAAGCAACACAAAGGGCCATTGAGTTTCATTTAGACTG GTATCTTGAGCCTGTGATGCTTGGAAGGTATCCGAGTTCGATGGTAGATAGAGTGGGAAGCCGGTTGCCTAAATTTACGCCATCTGAGTCTGCACTCGTGAAAGGTTCCTATGATTTCATAGGCATAAATCACTATACTACATGGTATGCCAGCAAGAACAAAACCAACATAATTGGTGTTCTGCTCAATGACTCTGTCTCAGACTCTGGTGCCATTACCCTCC CATTCAAAGGTATAAAGCCAATAGCAGGCAGG GCAAGTTCAATATGGTTGTACATAGTGCCTCATGGTATTAGAAGCTTAATGAACTACATCAAGCAAAAGTATGGGAACCCTCTAATCATAATCACTGAAAATG GAATGGATGATTCAAACAACATATTAAAATCGCGACAAGATACTCTCAAGGATACAAAAAGGATCGATTATCACAATGACTATCTTACTAATCTGTTAGCTGCTATCAA AGAAGATGGCTGCAATGTTAAGGGATACTTTGTGTGGTCTTTGATGGATAACTGGGAATGGGCAGCTGGATTTTCTTCGAGGTTTGGTCTTTATTACGTGGATTACAAGGACAACCTCAAGAGATATCCTAAAGATTCTGTAAACTGGTTCAAGAATTTCTTAGGATCTGCTTAA
- the LOC129887576 gene encoding beta-glucosidase 40 isoform X1: protein MLKKRGIELWAIFLVFIVSFNTNSAQNISRNNFPKGFVFGTASSAYQFEGAVKEDGRGQTIWDKFSHSFGKVIDFSNADVAVDQYHRYQEDIQLMKDMGMDAYRFSIAWARIFPTLSDGTGEINQAGVDHYNKLINALLANGIKPYVTLYHWDLPQALEDKYNGWLSPQIIEDFAIYAETCYKKFGDRVKNWITINEPHTVAVQGFDVGLQAPGRCSILLRALCRAGNSATEPYIVTHNLLLAHATVVDIYKKKYKPTQHGSIGISLDSFWYEPLTNSKDDIEATQRAIEFHLDWYLEPVMLGRYPSSMVDRVGSRLPKFTPSESALVKGSYDFIGINHYTTWYASKNKTNIIGVLLNDSVSDSGAITLPFKGIKPIAGRASSIWLYIVPHGIRSLMNYIKQKYGNPLIIITENGMDDSNNILKSRQDTLKDTKRIDYHNDYLTNLLAAIKEDGCNVKGYFVWSLMDNWEWAAGFSSRFGLYYVDYKDNLKRYPKDSVNWFKNFLGSA from the exons atgttgaagaaaagaggCATTGAGCTTTGGGCAATATTTTTGGTATTTATTGTTAGTTTTAATACAAATTCAGCACAGAATATTAGCAGAAACAATTTCCCAAAGGGCTTTGTTTTTGGTACTGCTTCTTCTGCTTATCAG TTTGAAGGAGCTGTGAAAGAGGATGGAAGAGGTCAAACTATATGGGACAAATTTTCTCATTCTTTTG GTAAAGTAATTGATTTTAGCAATGCCGATGTAGCCGTGGATCAGTATCACCGGTACCAG gAAGATATACAGCTTATGAAGGATATGGGAATGGATGCCTATAGATTTTCTATTGCTTGGGCCAGAATTTTCCCTA CATTATCAGATGGAACTGGAGAAATCAATCAGGCTGGAGTGGACCACTACAATAAGTTGATCAATGCTCTACTAGCTAATG GAATTAAACCATATGTAACACTATACCATTGGGACCTTCCTCAAGCTTTAGAAGACAAGTACAATGGATGGTTAAGCCCACAAATCAT AGAAGATTTCGCGATATACGCGGAGACATGCTACAAGAAATTTGGAGATAGAGTGAAGAATTGGATCACTATCAATGAGCCTCATACTGTTGCCGTCCAAGGCTTTGATGTTGGGCTACAAGCACCGGGGCGATGTTCCATCCTCCTACGAGCTTTATGCAGGGCCGGAAACTCTGCAACTGAGCCTTACATTGTTACTCACAATCTACTCCTTGCTCATGCCACTGTTGTTGACATTTACAAAAAGAAGtacaag CCAACACAACATGGATCAATTGGGATATCACTAGATAGCTTTTGGTATGAGCCTTTAACAAACTCCAAAGATGATATTGAAGCAACACAAAGGGCCATTGAGTTTCATTTAGACTG GTATCTTGAGCCTGTGATGCTTGGAAGGTATCCGAGTTCGATGGTAGATAGAGTGGGAAGCCGGTTGCCTAAATTTACGCCATCTGAGTCTGCACTCGTGAAAGGTTCCTATGATTTCATAGGCATAAATCACTATACTACATGGTATGCCAGCAAGAACAAAACCAACATAATTGGTGTTCTGCTCAATGACTCTGTCTCAGACTCTGGTGCCATTACCCTCC CATTCAAAGGTATAAAGCCAATAGCAGGCAGG GCAAGTTCAATATGGTTGTACATAGTGCCTCATGGTATTAGAAGCTTAATGAACTACATCAAGCAAAAGTATGGGAACCCTCTAATCATAATCACTGAAAATG GAATGGATGATTCAAACAACATATTAAAATCGCGACAAGATACTCTCAAGGATACAAAAAGGATCGATTATCACAATGACTATCTTACTAATCTGTTAGCTGCTATCAA AGAAGATGGCTGCAATGTTAAGGGATACTTTGTGTGGTCTTTGATGGATAACTGGGAATGGGCAGCTGGATTTTCTTCGAGGTTTGGTCTTTATTACGTGGATTACAAGGACAACCTCAAGAGATATCCTAAAGATTCTGTAAACTGGTTCAAGAATTTCTTAGGATCTGCTTAA